A genome region from Lucilia cuprina isolate Lc7/37 chromosome 3, ASM2204524v1, whole genome shotgun sequence includes the following:
- the LOC111688831 gene encoding inositol polyphosphate 5-phosphatase K, with translation MDSKTKDTFLAAEVKACSTNKATLATQLATYRVYVVTWNVGSRFPDNISLRNLLGLNSAVEDHHLPDIYALGLQEVNAQPQQQVLGLFKKDPWTAKAKDLLKDFDYVAIKTEQMQGLLLTMFVRRVHVAHLRDIEAEFTRTGFGGIWGNKGAVSIRFNIYGCGLTFIVAHLAAHDHHLEERIEDFKQIMDNHHYHVARFREILDHDYVFWFGDLNFRLMGDDSAQAVRDKVVKEEALEELMQRDQLNHVREVTQEAFPLLHERKPAFPPTFKFKEGTSEYDLKRRPAWTDRILYAVQPLNRQPNMPLEIEQCAYKSHPGYNISDHKPVTSEFTIKLYPNYRAPCVEFQDITLWKIGDENTVEYKKPMDFEERDHDWIGIYRVDYASLKEYVAYEYVNQADSPPSSPDSIVDPFWDDGPTRRHGHSHRHKRERLRRQQEANEEIVRLDFADDVELKDGEEYILIYFQNTGLRGVTSVAGISNVFKAAKRTTSPNFGNVD, from the coding sequence atggATTCGAAAACAAAAGATACGTTTTTGGCAGCAGAAGTTAAAGCATGTTCGACAAACAAAGCAACATTGGCCACACAATTGGCTACGTACCGTGTGTATGTGGTTACCTGGAATGTGGGCAGTAGATTTCCAGACAACATTTCATTACGCAACCTGTTGGGTCTTAATTCTGCCGTAGAAGATCATCATTTACCCGATATATATGCTCTTGGTCTACAGGAAGTCAATGCCCAGCCGCAACAACAGGTATTGGGTCTATTTAAAAAAGATCCTTGGACGGCTAAAGCAAAAGATTTACTTAAAGACTTTGATTATGTTGCCATAAAAACCGAACAAATGCAGGGTTTATTATTAACCATGTTTGTACGACGTGTACATGTCGCCCATTTGCGTGATATTGAAGCAGAATTTACTCGTACTGGTTTTGGCGGCATATGGGGCAATAAGGGAGCTGTTAGTAtacgttttaatatttatggcTGTGGTTTAACTTTCATAGTGGCCCATTTGGCAGCTCATGATCATCACTTGGAAGAGCGTATTGAAGATTTCAAACAAATTATGGataatcatcattatcatgTAGCACGCTTTAGAGAAATTCTGGATCATGATTATGTTTTTTGGTTTGGTGACttaaattttcgtttaatgGGCGATGACTCGGCCCAGGCCGTGCGCGATAAAGTAGTTAAGGAGGAAGCTTTGGAAGAACTTATGCAGCGTGATCAATTGAATCATGTAAGAGAGGTAACACAAGAAGCTTTTCCTCTATTACACGAACGTAAACCAGCCTTTCCAcctacatttaaatttaaagaaggtACCTCGGAATATGATCTAAAGAGAAGACCAGCCTGGACAGATCGTATTTTATATGCAGTACAACCCCTCAATCGTCAACCTAATATGCCTTTAGAAATTGAGCAATGCGCCTATAAATCCCATCCGGGATACAATATTAGTGATCATAAGCCTGTAACAAGTGAATTTACCATTAAACTCTATCCCAATTACCGTGCTCCCTGTGTGGAATTTCAGGATATTACACTATGGAAGATTGGCGATGAAAATACAGTGGAGTATAAAAAACCCATGGACTTTGAGGAACGTGATCATGACTGGATTGGTATCTATCGTGTAGACTATGCCAGTCTTAAGGAATATGTTGCCTATGAGTATGTTAATCAAGCCGATTCGCCACCCTCTTCTCCTGACTCTATAGTTGATCCATTTTGGGATGATGGTCCCACACGCCGTCATGGTCATTCACATCGCCATAAACGTGAACGTTTGAGGAGACAACAGGAAGCCAATGAGGAAATAGTACGTTTGGATTTTGCCGATGATGTAGAACTTAAAGATGGCGaagaatatattttgatttatttccaaaataccGGACTGCGTGGTGTTACCTCGGTGGCGGGCATTAGCAATGTTTTTAAGGCCGCAAAAAGAACGACTTCACCTAACTTTGGCAATGTTGATTAa